Proteins from one Periplaneta americana isolate PAMFEO1 chromosome 6, P.americana_PAMFEO1_priV1, whole genome shotgun sequence genomic window:
- the LOC138702279 gene encoding LOW QUALITY PROTEIN: uncharacterized protein (The sequence of the model RefSeq protein was modified relative to this genomic sequence to represent the inferred CDS: inserted 1 base in 1 codon; substituted 2 bases at 2 genomic stop codons), whose amino-acid sequence MERWTDLLPLRVIIFDNIKIVFFIVIFAFVTAVIIVVFVIALQHHHRLSLSPSSSSSSSSSSASSPSSSSSPSSSSSSPSASSSSSSSSSPPLSSSSSLPSASSSSSSLPTVTSSSSSLQSASSSSSSLPPASSSSSSLPSASXSPSSLQSASSSSLPSVSSSSSLPSASSSSSSSSSLPSASSSSSSSLPSASSLSSSLPSASSSSSSSLPSSSSSLPSATSSSSSLPSASSSSSSLPSATSSSSSLPSATSSSSLPSASSLSSSLPSATSSYSSLPSATSSSSSLPSATSSSSSLPSPTSSSSSLPSATSSSSSLPSASSSSSLLPSATSSSSSLPSATSSSSSLPSATSSFSSLPSATSSSSSLPSASSLSSSLPSAISSSSSLPSATSSSSSLPSATSSSSSLPSATSSSSSLPSATSSSSSLPSAISSSSSLPSASSLSSSLPSATSSSSSLPSATSSSSSLPSASSSSSSLPSATSSSSSLPSATSSSSSLPSATSSSLSLPSATSSSSSLPSASSLSSSLPSAISSSSSLPSATSSSSSLPSATSSSSSLPSAKSSSSSLPSATSSSSSLPSAISSSSSLPSASSLSSSLPSATSSSSSLPSATSSSSSLPSATSLSSSLPSATSSSSSLQSASSSSSSLPSASSSSSSLPSATSSSSSXPSATSSSSSSPSSSSSSSSPSXSSTSFSPSPSSSSSPSSTSSSSSSLSSSLSSCSVNVG is encoded by the exons ATGGAGCGTTGGACTG ATCTACTACCTTTGCGAGTCATCATCTTCGACAACATCAAAATCGTATTTTTCATCGTTATCTTCGCTTTCGTCACCGCCGTCATCATCGTCGTCTTCGTTATTGCCCTTCAGCATCATCATCGCCTTTCTTTATCGCCGTCatcatcttcgtcatcgtcatcgtcatcagcaTCATCGCCTTCGTCTTCGTCATcgccatcatcgtcatcgtcatcgccgTCAGcatcatcttcgtcatcatcatcttcgtcacCGCC CTTATCATCGTCTTCGTCATtgccatcagcatcatcatcgtcttcgtcATTGCCAACAGTAACATCATCGTCTTCGTCATTGCAATCAGcatcatcatcgtcttcgtcATTGCCACCAGcatcatcatcgtcttcgtcATTGCCATCAGCATCATAATCGCCTTCGTCATTGCAATcagcatcatcatcgtcattgccATCAGTATCATCGTCTTCGTCATtgccatcagcatcatcatcatcatcatcgtcttcgtcattgccatcagcatcatcatcatcgtcttcgtcATTGCCATCAGCATCATCATTGTCTTCGTCATtgccatcagcatcatcatcatcgtcttcgtcATTGCCATCATCGTCTTCGTCATTGCCATCAGCAACATCATCGTCTTCGTCATtgccatcagcatcatcatcgtcttcatcatTGCCATCAGCAACATCATCGTCTTCGTCATTGCCATCAGCAACATCGTCTTCGTCATTGCCATCAGCATCATCATTGTCTTCGTCATTGCCATCAGCAACATCATCGTATTCGTCATTGCCATCAGCAACATCATCGTCTTCGTCATTACCATCAGCAACATCATCGTCTTCGTCATTGCCATCACCAAcatcatcatcttcgtcattGCCATCAGCAACATCATCGTCTTCGTCATtgccatcagcatcatcatcgtcTTCGTTATTGCCATCAGCAACATCATCGTCTTCGTCATTGCCATCAGCAACATCATCGTCTTCGTCATTGCCATCAGCAACATCATCGTTTTCGTCATTGCCATCAGCAAcatcatcatcttcgtcattGCCATCAGCATCATCATTGTCTTCGTCATTGCCATCAGCAATATCATCGTCTTCGTCATTGCCATCAGCAACATCATCGTCTTCGTCATTGCCATCAGCAAcatcatcatcttcgtcattGCCATCAGCAACATCATCGTCTTCGTCATTGCCATCAGCAACATCATCGTCTTCGTCATTGCCATCAGCAATATCATCATCTTCGTCATTGCCATCAGCATCATCATTGTCTTCGTCATTGCCATCAGCAACATCATCGTCTTCGTCATTGCCATCAGCAACATCATCGTCTTCGTCATtgccatcagcatcatcatcgtcttcgtcATTGCCATCAGCAACATCATCGTCTTCGTCATTGCCATCAGCAACATCATCGTCTTCGTCATTGCCATCAGCAACATCATCGTCTTTGTCATTGCCATCAGCAAcatcatcatcttcgtcattGCCATCAGCATCATCATTGTCTTCGTCATTGCCATCAGCAATATCATCGTCTTCGTCATTGCCATCAGCAACATCATCGTCTTCGTCATTGCCATCAGCAAcatcatcatcttcgtcattGCCATCAGCAaaatcatcgtcttcgtcatTGCCATCAGCAACATCATCGTCTTCGTCATTGCCATCAGCAATATCATCATCTTCGTCATTGCCATCAGCATCATCATTGTCTTCGTCATTGCCATCAGCAACATCATCGTCTTCGTCATTGCCATCAGCAACATCATCGTCTTCGTCATTGCCATCAGCAACATCATTGTCTTCGTCATTGCCATCAGCAACATCATCGTCTTCGTCATTGCAATCAgcatcatcatcgtcttcatcattgccatcagcatcatcatcgtcttcgtcATTGCCATCAGCAACATCATCGTCTTCGTCATAGCCATCAGCAACATCATCGTCTTCGTCATCGCCGTCATCATCTTCGTCTTCGTCATCGCCGT GATCATCAACGTCATTTTCGCCATCGCCATCGTCATCATCTTCGCCGTCATCaacgtcatcgtcgtcatcttcgctatcatcatcattatcatcatgttcTGTAAATGTAGGCTAG